Below is a genomic region from Burkholderia pyrrocinia.
ACACGGCCATCGCGCTGTTCTGCGTCGGCGGCTTCGCGCACCAGATGATCTCCGCGCTCGTCAACACGCTGTCGGCCGACGTGTTCGATTCCGAGGAAGTCGGCACCGCGAGCGGCTTCGCCGGGATGGCCGCGTGGATCGGCGGGCTCGGTTTCTCGCTGCTGGTCGGCGCGCTCGCCGACAAGATCGGCTATGCGCCGCTGTTCGCGTGCCTCGGCCTGTTCGACATCATCGGCGTTACGCTGCTCGCGGTGCTGATCCGCGGGCAGTCGAAGCAGGAACGCCTGCTCGCACGGCACGCCTGACATTCGCTTTCACCAGGAATCGCATTCATGACTTCGCTTCTTCATCCGCCCGTGTTCCGCATCGCCGGCCGGCACGCCAACCGCCTGCTGCTCGCGTCCGACGCGGGCGCGACCCTCGAGATCTTCGTGCTCGAGGACGACATCGTCCGTGTGCGCGTGCTGCCCGACGCGACGGCACGCAACCCGCGCACATGGTCGATCGCGCCGGGCCTCGACGACGTGCCGCTCGACGGGCGCGACCGCGTCGACCTGGACGGCTTCGCGCTGCCGTCCTATAGCCTCGTCGAAGACGACGACGGCCTGCGCATCGAAACCGCGCAGATCCGGCTCGCGGTGCGCTGGCAAGGCGGCCATTGCACGTGGTCGATGCGCGGCGCGGACGGCGCATGGCGCGTCGCGCTCGCCGACCGCGCGACGCAGGCATACAACTTCGGCTGGTGGGACGATCGCGCGTATCACTACGTCGCCCGCGAGCGCGGCGACAAGGTGTTCGGCCTCGGCGAACGCGCGGGCGACCTCGACCGCACGGGCGCGCGCTTCGAGATGCGCAACATCGACGCGATGGGCTACAGCGCGAAACACACCGACCCGCTGTACAAGCACATCCCGTTCTACATCACGTGGTCGCCCGCTGCGTGCCAGGGGTTCGGCCTGTTCTACGACACGCTGTCGGATTGCTCGTTCGACATGGGCCGCGAGCTCGACAACTATCACGGCCCGTACCGCTATTTCGTCGCCGAGCACGGCGATCTCGACTACTACTTCATCGCATCGCCCGATACGCCGCTCGCGGCCGCGCGGCGCTTCACGTGGCTCACCGGACGCCCCGCGCGCACGCCGAAATGGGGCCTCGGTTATTCGGGCTCGACGATGAGCTACACCGATGCGCCGGACGCGCAGCAGCAGATGAACCAGTTCGTCGAGCAGTGCGACGCGCACGACATCCTGTGCGATTCGTTCCACCTGTCGTCTGGCTATACGTCGATCGGCGCGAAGCGCTACGTGTTCAACTGGAACCGCGACAAGTTTCCCGACGCGAAGGGTTTCGTGAAGCACTACCGCGACCACGGCATCCGCCTGTGCGCGAACATCAAGCCGTGCCTGCTGCGCGACCATCCCGCATTCGACGATGCCGCAAAACGCGGGCTGCTGATCCGCTCGGCGTCCGGCGAGCCTGCATGGGTGCAGTTCTGGGACGAGGTCGGCGCGTATCTCGACTTCACGCAGCCGGACGCGTACCGCTGGTGGCGCGAGCAGGTCACGTCGGCGCTGCTCGAGTACGGGATCGAGTCGACCTGGAACGACAACAACGAATACGAGATCTGGTCGCCCGACGCGATCGCGCACGGCTTCGGCCGGCCGTTCCCCGCGCGCGAGGCGAAGGTGCTGCAGACGATGCTGATGATGCGTGCGTCGCGCGACGCGCAGCGCGCGCATGCGCCGGCGCAGCGGCCGTTCCTCGTGTCGCGCTCCGGCGGCGCCGGCATGCAGCGCTACGTGCAGACCTGGTCCGGCGACAACTACACGTCGTGGGAAACGCTGCGCTACAACCTGAAGATGGGCCTCGGGCTCGCGCTGTCGGGCGTGTCGAACATCGGCCACGACATCGGCGGCTTCTCCGGGCCCGCGCCGTCACCCGAGCTCCTGCTGCGCTGGGTGCAGTTCGGCATCTTCATGCCGCGCTTCAGCATCCATTCGTGGAATGACGACGGCACCGTCAACGAACCGTGGATGTACCCGGAGATCGCCGCGCAGGTCGCGTCGCTGATCAAGCAGCGCTACCGGCTGCTGCCCTACCTCTATCACCTGCTGTGGCTGTCGACGACCCGCTACGAGCCCGTACTGCGGCCGACCTTCGCCGATTTCCCGGCCGATGCGCGCTGCTACGACGAGTGCGACGACATGATGCTCGGCGACGCGCTGCTGGTCGCGCCCGTCGTCGATCCCGGTCGCACGGAACGCACGGTCTACCTGCCGTCGGGCGCGCGCTGGACGTGCTGCGCGAGCGCGCAGTCGTTCGACGGCGGCACGAGCGTGACGCTGCCCGCGCCGCTCGATACACCGGTGATGCTGCTGCGCGAAGGCCGCGTGCTGCCGCTGAACGTCGCGGCACAGCATTTCGGTGCGCGCGCCGACACGCGAGGCTTCCTCGTCGCGCCGCGCATCGAGGACGGCGTCGCGTACGGCGAATGCGTCGAGGACGACGGCGAGACGGAAGCATGGCGCGACGGCGAATACGGACTGTGGCGCATCGAGACCGGCCGCGAGGCGTCGGGCGTGCTCGGCGTGTCGGTCCGCTGGGACGGCCGCCCGGCCCGCCCGGCCGACCGCGTCGAGATCCTGCTGCCCGCGTCGCTGCAAGGCTCGGTCGCCGTCCGCGGCGCGCGCGTCGAACAGGAAGCGCAGGACGGCGCATGGCGCCGCATCGTCGTCGCGTTCGATAGCTGACCGCGCACGCCGCACCGATCAGGCGGGCCGTTCGCGCGGTCCGCCACCCGCCACAGAGGAGGTCTCCGAACCTCCCGCCCCCTTTGAACAAAGAGTCTGGAGGTCAACAATGAAAGCATCCGTCAATCGCTATGCAATCCTTATTTTATCGTCCGCGTCCCTCGGTTCGGCTGCCGCCCACGCGCAGAGCAGCGTGACGCTGTACGGTGTCGTCGACGATTCGCTCGCGTACGTGAACAACCAGCAGGGCCACTCGAACCTCTACATGCGCGACGGCAACCTGTATGCGTCGAAGTTCGGGCTGCGCGGCGACGAGGATCTCGGCGGCGGCACGCACGCGATCTTCGACCTGCAGTCCGGCTTCAACCTGAACAACGGCGCGCAGGCCGCCGCCGGCACGATCTTCAATCGCCAGGCATTCGTCGGCCTGCGCAACGATCACTACGGCACGCTGACGGCCGGCCGCCAGTACACGCCCTACTTCCTGTTCGTCGGCCCGTACGCGTCGAGCAGCTGGCTGACCGGCGCGACGGGCGCGCATCCGGGCGACATCGACGGCCTCGACACGACGATCCGCGTGAACAATTCGGTTACCTATACGTCGCCGACCTTCGCCGGGCTGAGCGCCAGCGCGATGTACGCATTCGGCGGCATTGCCGGTGCGACCGGCAAGGGCAACACGTTCAGCGCCGCGCTGCGCTATGCGAACGGGCCGATCGGGATCGCGGCCGGTTACCTGCGCATCAACAGCTCGGGCTCGGCCGCCGGCTTCCAGAACCCGGCCACCGCGTCGTCGGGCAGCTTCGCGGTGTCCGTGCTGAACCAGGGCTACCTGACCGCGAAGGCCATCGAACACGTTGCGGCAGCCGGCAACTACACGCTCGGCAACCTGACGATGGGCGTCAACTATTCGAACGTGAAGTACCTGCCCGGCAACGGTTCCGTATTCACCGACACGGCCGTGTTCAACACCTACGGCGCGCTGGCCGCATACCGCTTCACGCCGGCGTTCTCGGTGGCCGGCGCGTTCGCGTACACGCTCGCGTCGAAGGCGAACGGCGTCGCGAACGCGGCCCGCTACCAGCAGTATTCGCTGAAGGAGTCGTACAGCCTGTCGAAGCGCACGACGCTCTATGCGCTGCAGGCGTACACGCATTCGAGCGGGCAGACGCTCGGCGCGCAAGGCGCCGGCCACATCATCGACGCGGCGCCGATCGTCGGCGATTCGCAGCAGCTCACGCCGGCGACGACGCACGGCCAGTTCGTCGGCATGGCCGGGATCGCCGTCACGTTCTGAGCGCCCCCGGACCTGTCGCTTCGCGCCAGGCACCCCCGAGGGGGTCATCCCCCAAGGGGACTTCCTCCGGGGCGGAAAACTTGGGGCGGCCCAGCGTTTTCTTGAGAACCCGCACGGCAGCGCCTTCAGCGCGCTGCCTTCGCCCCGGACGATGCGCATTGCACGCGCGCCGTCCGGGCGCCCGAGGCCCGGCGCCCGCCGCGCTTTCCACGTCCCGTCCCCACGCCGCGCGAACCGCGCGGTTTTCCTCGATCGCCCCGATACCTTACAATCCGTCAGGCTCATCTCTCCTGCATGCCCCTTCTTGCAGTCCTGACACCGCGGTACACTCGACGCACGCCGTATCAGGGTCCGACGCGCCACATGCGCGCCGGGCGGCGTCGCGCCTCGTTGCGCCCACAACTGGATGCCCGACATGCCAGATTCCCGCCCCTCGCCCCGCACGACATTCAAGCCGCAGGTCGTCCTGCCCGCGCTCGCGGTCATCGGCGCGCTGCTCGTCGTGTGCGCGTTGCTCCCGAGCGAAGCCGGCGCGCTGTTCTCCGCCGGCCAGCAATGGGTCATCGCGCGCTTCGACTGGTTCTACGTGCTGGCCGTCACCGGCTTCCTCGTGTTTCTCGTACTGATCGCCGCGAGCGATTTCGGCAACATCCGCCTCGGCCCGGACGACGCCGAACCCGAATTCAGCTTCATGTCGTGGACGGCGATGCTGTTCGCGGCCGGCATGGGCATCGGGCTCATGTACTTCGGCGTCGGCGAGCCGATGCAGCATTTCCTGAAACCGCCGACGGTCGACCCCGGCACGCACGCCGCCGCGCGCGAGGCGATGCTGATGACCTTCTTCCACTGGGGCTTCCATGCGTGGGCAATTTACGGGCTGATGGGGCTCGTGCTCGCGTATTTCGGCTTTCGCTACAACCTGCCGCTGACGTTGCACTCGGGGCTGTATCCGGTGCTGCGCGAGCGCATCAACGGCTGGATCGGTCACACGGTCGACGCGTTCGCGCTGGTCGGCACCGTCGCCGGCATCGCGACGACGCTCGGCTACGGGGTGATGCAGATCAGCGCGGGCCTGCATACGGTCGCCGGCTGGGACACGGGCAGCAATGCGTTTCGCATCGGGCTCGTCGCGCTCGTCGTGATCCTCGCAGGGCTGTCGGCCGCAAGCGGCCTCGACAAGGGCGTGCGGCGGCTGTCCGAACTGAACCTGCTGCTCGCGTTCCTGCTGCTCGCATTCGTGGCCGTCGCGGGCCCGACGGCGTTCCTGCTGCGCGCGCTCGGCGACAACATCGGCCAGTACCTGTCGAATCTCGTCGACCTGTCGTTCCGCACCTATGCGTATGCGTCGCCGCGCGAGGAAGGCTGGTTCGGCGGCTGGACGATCCTCTACTGGGCGTGGTGGGTATCGTGGTCGCCGTTCGTCGGCATGTTCATCGCGCGCATCTCGCGCGGCCGCACGATCCGCCAGTTCGTGATCGGCGTGCTGCTCGTGCCGACCGCGTTCAACCTCGTGTGGATGACCGTGTTCGGCAACAGCGCAATCTGGCTCGATACGCACGGCGCGGCCGGCGCGCTCGCGCAGACGGCCACCAGCGTCGATGCGCTGCTGTTCCGTTTCTTCGATTTCCTGCCGTTGTCGCAAGGGCTGTCGATCGCAGCGATCGTGCTGATCGCGGTGTTCTTCGTCACGTCCGCCGATTCGGGCGCGTTCGTGATCGACCAGATCGCGACGCGCGGCAGCGCGCACTCGCCGGCCTGGCAACGGCTGTTCTGGGCCGCGCTGCTCGGCGTGACGGCCGCGGTGCTGCTCGTCGCCGGCGGGCTCGGCGCGCTGCAGGCGATGACGCTGATCGCCGCGCTGCCGGTCGCCATCATCATGCTCGCGCTCTGCTACGGGCTGTGGCGCGGGCTCGCGGCCGACCGCGCGCACTATTCGCAGGACATCGCGCCCGCGACGAGCTACTGGACCGGCCAGCACTGGCGCCACCGCCTGACGCACATCCTGCGGCAGACGACCGAGGCCGAGGCGCGCCAGTTCGTCGCCGAGACGGTCGAGCCTGCGCTGCGCAAAGTTGCCGACGAACTGCGCGCGAGCGGCGTCGATGCGCACGTACAGCGCGACAGCGACGACGCCGTGCGGCTCACCGTGCCGACTGCCGAGCACCGCGATTTCGTGTACGGCGTGCGCGTGACGGTGAAATCCGCGGCCGCGTTCCTGGTGCGCGAAGCAGCCGAGCCGGACGCGGCGCGTGCGCACGTGTACGGAATCGTCACGTTCTTCGAGGACGGGCGGCTCGGCTACGACGTCGAATACCTGCGCGGCGACGAAGTGATCGCCGACGTGCTGCGCCAGTACGAACGCTATGTGTCGCTCGCGGCCGACAAGCGCACGCACCTGCTGAGCCGCGCGCCGGGGCACGCGACGGAGGCCGAATGAGCGCGCACGCCGCAGCCTTTGCTGCACCGCGCCGATCCGGCACGTTCGACGGAGCCGCGCGATGAACGCGCTCCTGCAAAGCCGCTCCGCCGACATCGCCGCGCTCGGCACGCTCGCCGTGCTTTATCTCGGCGGAGCCGGCATCGCGCTGTGGCGGATCCGGGCCGCGGCGCCGCGCGGCAAGCTCTACTGGATCGTCTGCATGGTGTTGCTGGCCGGCGGCGCGATCGCGATGGGCGGCAACCTGTCGCCCGTGCCGAACAGCGGTGAAATGCCGCCCGGCTTCGCGCTCGGCGTCGAGGCCGTCCTGCTTGGCCTCGTGCTGGTTGCCGGAGGTTGCGCGTGGCTGATGCTGCGCAACCGGCCGCCGCGATGACAACGGGTTACGACTTGCTTGCGCACCGCGTAGCGCCGCAGCCGCAGCCGCAGCCGCACACGCGACGCGGCTCGGCCTCAGCCTGCGACCTGTCGTCCGCGCGTGGCTGGCCCACCTTGCCGGAACTCCAGAATGCCAATCACGGCAAGAATCGCCGCCAGGCCGAACAAAACAGGCGTGGCGCCTTGTATGACTGCCCATATCTGGCAGAGTACGACCATCAATCTCAGCCAGGCATCAAGACGCGCCAACTCTCGGCCAGGATTGCGCAAGCGTGCCAGCGCCCAAATCACATACGCACACCCGCCGAGATTAATCAGGAAATGCGCCGTCGGATCGAGCGATTCGAATCGAGTATTGAACCCGAGTGCTTCATCCAGCGCCTGAATCGCTGACAACACATACGCCAGTGAAATGGGAACGGCCAATGCAACGGTAGCAAGCAGATCGTAGATTGCACCGACTTGCACAACGCGTTTGTCGAAAGTGGAAATCATGTTGGGGCCTCGGTAGAACATCATGCAAGAAGAGGAATCAGTTCCCGAATCTCGTGAAATTGACCAGATACGACGCCCAGGCGGTCTCGCTGATCAACGACCGCAGCCACATGAACAGCTCTGTCCTGGGCGCTCACCAGATATCCAGGCTGCAACGCTCGCTCTCGCAATGCACATAGCTCCGGGAAACTCGGGCCCGCCTTCCTCACGGCAGCGGCAAGATCCGTATCGACCGAGCACAATCCCAGTACCGCAAAGAACACCTCGGGATTCTCCTGCCGATAGACCTGCGCCAATGTATTCAGCGCGGCTTTCGACACCGCGTAGGACAACATGCCCGCACGTGGGCGTATCGCCGATATGGACGAAGAAATCACGATGCACTCGGGCTTTTTCGCCCGCGTGAAACAAACATCGAGTATCGCTTTGTTCGCGAGCAGATTCAACGCGAGCACGTCCTCGAACTGACTCGGCGTCGTCTCATGCGCAAGTCGCGGCGCATCGCCAAATTTCCCAGCATTGAGGAAGACGATTTCGGGCGGCGCATGGCCGACCTGATCCAGCAAACGACTCGCCACCTCCTGAGCCTCATGAAGATTCCGCATGTCGCAAGCCGCGAAATGCATATTGGGATGACCTGCAAGTTCGCCGGGTGGGCGTCTCGACATCCCGCACACCTGATAGCCTCGCTCAAGATAAAGCCTTGCCAACGCCTTGCCAATGCCGGCGCTGACGCCAGTCACCAGAATAGATTTCATAGAAACGACCCCATTCAGCATTTGCCTGCTTGATAGCCACCGTCGACATTCAGAATCGTCCCGGTGACATAGGATGATTCACCGCCCAGCAAATAAACGACACTGCCTGCTATCTCCTCCGGCTCGGCGAAGCGCTTCATCGCGGTTGACGCCGCCTTGAGTCTCGTCCGTTCTGGGTTGGCCGCGAGCCTTTCGGGAGAGTTCATACCGCCATAGGTCGGCCCCGGCGCCACGGCGTTGACGCGTACCGCATAACTGTCCGCACCGTCGTCACACGCACTCTCCATCGCCGCCACCTGAGTCAATGCATTGAGTGCCGCCTTGCTGGCCACGTAAGCCGCCTGATTCGGGATTGGCACGACGCCGGCACACGACGAGACATTTACAATCGCTCCACCGGGCGATCGCCCGATGCATTGCAACTCGCGACGCATGCAATACAGCGGACCGGAAACATTGACTCGCAGCACATGCTCCCAGCTCGCCGCCGAAATCTGTGCAACCGGACCGTAAGGCGCCGTGACGCCCGCATTGTTCACCGCCAGTTCAAAATGCTCGAAGCGACGCTCTATTTCGTCGAACGCAGCTTCTACTGATGCGAGATCTCCGACGTCACAAGCAACGAAAGCGGCTGCCGGGCCAAGGTGCTCCACCACTCTTCGCCCCTTGTCCCCATCACGCCCCAGAATGACGACGCGAGCACCTTCACGAACCATCCGCTCGGCCACCGCCAAACCGATGCCGCTCGTTCCGCCAGAAATAACGCAGGTTTTACCGTTAAACATCATGATCGTCGTCCAATGAATATTTGATATGCGTGGGGCGCCGATAATTTGGATTGACGCAGCAATAGACGCGATCGAGATTCGGATTGCTCTTATCCCGAAAGCAATTTCCATCGAATCGGCATGCGTTGATTAGATGCGCTTGTCCGGCAACTGATTTCAGGATCAAGTCGTTGTCGGCAAATAACGCGCGTGTCATACCGACCAAGTCGGCCGTACCATCGGCAACAAGAGCTTCGATCTCGCTCAGCGAACCGACGAAGCCCGCGAAGCCGATCGGAATGGACACCGTCGAACGAATCGATCGAACACCGCTGAGCAACAGTTGGCGCGTCTCCGGTGTCGGGCGCATCATTCGGTCAAAGGTCTCTCCAATCGAGATGGAGCACATGATCGCCACCACGCCGGCCTGCTCCAATGCTCGTGCCACGTCATGCAGTAGATGCGGCCGCTGTCCAGTGTCGCCAAGGCAATCGTCTATGCCTAGGCGAACGCTTATCTCGAGCGAGTTTCCGGTCGCCGAACGGATATCGTCGATAACCTCGAGGAGCAGTCGAGCGCGACGCATGGGTGTACCGCCATAGCCATCCTTTCTTCTGTTGGTATGCGGCGACAGAAAGCTGCTGAGCAGATAGCCATTCGAGGCTTGCAGTTGCACCAGATCGGCTCCAGACTGCCGAGCAAGGCATGCCGCACGGACAAATTGCGCGCGCACCGCCGCGATGTCCGCGAGATCCATGGTTCGAACGCGGTATGTCGGATCGATCTTCTGCATTCTGCGACACGGAACCCCGCTAGGACTCAACAACGGCGCGCCAGTAGGCAGGCATTTGCCTTGAGCACCATAGTGCTGGAGTTGCACGGCGACGCGGCAATGGTGATCCGCACCGTAGGCTATCACCGGCGCGAGGCGATTCGCGTGGTGGGCAGTGTGCAGGCACAGCCCCCGGCTCTGCAATCGCGTCGATGAATCGATTGACGAATTGCCGAGTACCAACATACCGCAGCCACCCAGGATCATGCCCTCGTAAAAATGCATCATCGATTCAGATAACGAACCGTCTTTATCCGCAAGATCGATGCCCATCGGGGCAAAATACACCCGGTTTTTTACCATCTGCATCCGACCGATTCGCAACGGTGACAATGCCGCCGAATACCGATATTCGTTGACACGCGAAGTCATTCCACATCACTCCTCTGGGCGGCGGGCAACTCGGCAACGCACGAACTGGACGCCTGGCCGATCTCGAATGCACACTCCCCAAAAAAACAGTGGCATTTGATCGTTTCTTTGAGAGCGACCATCTGTTCGCGCGACAAATCTCCAAACTTCACCGTGACTTCGCCTTCATGCGGAGAGGTTTCGATCGATTCCAGAGGAAATGACAGGAAACCGCTTTTTTCTACATAAATTGATATATGCTTCGCAGTCCGAAGCATATTGACCAATCCTTGACTGACACGTAATCGACCGGCACGCAAAGACAGGGCCGTCAACGTCGCCTGAATCGG
It encodes:
- a CDS encoding SDR family NAD(P)-dependent oxidoreductase — its product is MMFNGKTCVISGGTSGIGLAVAERMVREGARVVILGRDGDKGRRVVEHLGPAAAFVACDVGDLASVEAAFDEIERRFEHFELAVNNAGVTAPYGPVAQISAASWEHVLRVNVSGPLYCMRRELQCIGRSPGGAIVNVSSCAGVVPIPNQAAYVASKAALNALTQVAAMESACDDGADSYAVRVNAVAPGPTYGGMNSPERLAANPERTRLKAASTAMKRFAEPEEIAGSVVYLLGGESSYVTGTILNVDGGYQAGKC
- a CDS encoding NADH:flavin oxidoreductase; protein product: MTSRVNEYRYSAALSPLRIGRMQMVKNRVYFAPMGIDLADKDGSLSESMMHFYEGMILGGCGMLVLGNSSIDSSTRLQSRGLCLHTAHHANRLAPVIAYGADHHCRVAVQLQHYGAQGKCLPTGAPLLSPSGVPCRRMQKIDPTYRVRTMDLADIAAVRAQFVRAACLARQSGADLVQLQASNGYLLSSFLSPHTNRRKDGYGGTPMRRARLLLEVIDDIRSATGNSLEISVRLGIDDCLGDTGQRPHLLHDVARALEQAGVVAIMCSISIGETFDRMMRPTPETRQLLLSGVRSIRSTVSIPIGFAGFVGSLSEIEALVADGTADLVGMTRALFADNDLILKSVAGQAHLINACRFDGNCFRDKSNPNLDRVYCCVNPNYRRPTHIKYSLDDDHDV
- a CDS encoding SDR family NAD(P)-dependent oxidoreductase, with translation MKSILVTGVSAGIGKALARLYLERGYQVCGMSRRPPGELAGHPNMHFAACDMRNLHEAQEVASRLLDQVGHAPPEIVFLNAGKFGDAPRLAHETTPSQFEDVLALNLLANKAILDVCFTRAKKPECIVISSSISAIRPRAGMLSYAVSKAALNTLAQVYRQENPEVFFAVLGLCSVDTDLAAAVRKAGPSFPELCALRERALQPGYLVSAQDRAVHVAAVVDQRDRLGVVSGQFHEIRELIPLLA
- a CDS encoding glycoside hydrolase family 31 protein codes for the protein MTSLLHPPVFRIAGRHANRLLLASDAGATLEIFVLEDDIVRVRVLPDATARNPRTWSIAPGLDDVPLDGRDRVDLDGFALPSYSLVEDDDGLRIETAQIRLAVRWQGGHCTWSMRGADGAWRVALADRATQAYNFGWWDDRAYHYVARERGDKVFGLGERAGDLDRTGARFEMRNIDAMGYSAKHTDPLYKHIPFYITWSPAACQGFGLFYDTLSDCSFDMGRELDNYHGPYRYFVAEHGDLDYYFIASPDTPLAAARRFTWLTGRPARTPKWGLGYSGSTMSYTDAPDAQQQMNQFVEQCDAHDILCDSFHLSSGYTSIGAKRYVFNWNRDKFPDAKGFVKHYRDHGIRLCANIKPCLLRDHPAFDDAAKRGLLIRSASGEPAWVQFWDEVGAYLDFTQPDAYRWWREQVTSALLEYGIESTWNDNNEYEIWSPDAIAHGFGRPFPAREAKVLQTMLMMRASRDAQRAHAPAQRPFLVSRSGGAGMQRYVQTWSGDNYTSWETLRYNLKMGLGLALSGVSNIGHDIGGFSGPAPSPELLLRWVQFGIFMPRFSIHSWNDDGTVNEPWMYPEIAAQVASLIKQRYRLLPYLYHLLWLSTTRYEPVLRPTFADFPADARCYDECDDMMLGDALLVAPVVDPGRTERTVYLPSGARWTCCASAQSFDGGTSVTLPAPLDTPVMLLREGRVLPLNVAAQHFGARADTRGFLVAPRIEDGVAYGECVEDDGETEAWRDGEYGLWRIETGREASGVLGVSVRWDGRPARPADRVEILLPASLQGSVAVRGARVEQEAQDGAWRRIVVAFDS
- a CDS encoding BCCT family transporter — its product is MPDSRPSPRTTFKPQVVLPALAVIGALLVVCALLPSEAGALFSAGQQWVIARFDWFYVLAVTGFLVFLVLIAASDFGNIRLGPDDAEPEFSFMSWTAMLFAAGMGIGLMYFGVGEPMQHFLKPPTVDPGTHAAAREAMLMTFFHWGFHAWAIYGLMGLVLAYFGFRYNLPLTLHSGLYPVLRERINGWIGHTVDAFALVGTVAGIATTLGYGVMQISAGLHTVAGWDTGSNAFRIGLVALVVILAGLSAASGLDKGVRRLSELNLLLAFLLLAFVAVAGPTAFLLRALGDNIGQYLSNLVDLSFRTYAYASPREEGWFGGWTILYWAWWVSWSPFVGMFIARISRGRTIRQFVIGVLLVPTAFNLVWMTVFGNSAIWLDTHGAAGALAQTATSVDALLFRFFDFLPLSQGLSIAAIVLIAVFFVTSADSGAFVIDQIATRGSAHSPAWQRLFWAALLGVTAAVLLVAGGLGALQAMTLIAALPVAIIMLALCYGLWRGLAADRAHYSQDIAPATSYWTGQHWRHRLTHILRQTTEAEARQFVAETVEPALRKVADELRASGVDAHVQRDSDDAVRLTVPTAEHRDFVYGVRVTVKSAAAFLVREAAEPDAARAHVYGIVTFFEDGRLGYDVEYLRGDEVIADVLRQYERYVSLAADKRTHLLSRAPGHATEAE
- a CDS encoding porin, with protein sequence MKASVNRYAILILSSASLGSAAAHAQSSVTLYGVVDDSLAYVNNQQGHSNLYMRDGNLYASKFGLRGDEDLGGGTHAIFDLQSGFNLNNGAQAAAGTIFNRQAFVGLRNDHYGTLTAGRQYTPYFLFVGPYASSSWLTGATGAHPGDIDGLDTTIRVNNSVTYTSPTFAGLSASAMYAFGGIAGATGKGNTFSAALRYANGPIGIAAGYLRINSSGSAAGFQNPATASSGSFAVSVLNQGYLTAKAIEHVAAAGNYTLGNLTMGVNYSNVKYLPGNGSVFTDTAVFNTYGALAAYRFTPAFSVAGAFAYTLASKANGVANAARYQQYSLKESYSLSKRTTLYALQAYTHSSGQTLGAQGAGHIIDAAPIVGDSQQLTPATTHGQFVGMAGIAVTF